From Vagococcus jeotgali, one genomic window encodes:
- a CDS encoding DUF6270 domain-containing protein — protein sequence MTVSKYSISILGSCVSRDLFNSHFVSNYDAQFEVLSDQQHMSIISLMSPPLSKNLSDISGDITTFYKHNFQRDLNKNYLEELKYNPPEFLLIDFYTDAFYGTVEEKSGSYITNKLWQYKKLGCYRELEIGKEYSVYNNSLEFIELWKNYFDLFMVFINEYCPKTKIIINKAKFVNRYLDSKKDKMVTISDVTDDKWKAFHIDRFNIIWNLFDTYAIEKYNLDSIDFDMNTYYGDPFHKWGLFYVHYNQEFYNDTYQKLLIIADRSKCEC from the coding sequence ATGACAGTGTCTAAATATAGTATATCTATTTTGGGTAGTTGTGTTTCTAGAGATTTATTCAACAGCCATTTTGTTAGTAATTACGATGCACAATTTGAAGTATTAAGTGACCAACAGCATATGAGTATAATATCTTTAATGTCCCCTCCCTTGTCAAAAAATCTATCAGATATTTCAGGTGATATAACGACGTTTTATAAACACAATTTTCAACGAGACTTAAATAAAAATTACTTAGAAGAATTGAAGTATAATCCACCAGAGTTTTTGTTGATAGATTTTTATACAGATGCTTTTTACGGAACAGTTGAAGAAAAAAGTGGCAGCTATATTACAAATAAGTTATGGCAGTACAAGAAATTAGGTTGTTATCGTGAGTTAGAAATAGGTAAAGAGTATTCAGTATACAATAATTCGCTTGAATTTATTGAGTTATGGAAAAACTATTTTGATCTATTTATGGTGTTTATTAATGAATACTGTCCGAAGACTAAAATTATTATTAATAAGGCAAAGTTCGTTAATCGGTATCTAGATAGCAAGAAGGATAAGATGGTTACTATCTCAGATGTTACGGATGATAAGTGGAAAGCATTTCATATTGATCGTTTTAATATTATTTGGAATTTATTTGATACATATGCGATTGAAAAATATAATTTAGATTCAATTGATTTTGATATGAATACTTATTATGGTGACCCTTTTCATAAGTGGGGGCTATTCTATGTACATTATAATCAGGAATTTTATAATGATACATATCAAAAATTATTAATCATTGCTGATAGGAGTAAATGTGAATGCTAA
- a CDS encoding sulfite exporter TauE/SafE family protein — MGFIYAIIIIIANSIGAISGMGGGVIIKPLFDLINFHPLYAISFYSSVAVLTMSVISTYKQVKNGININWSNALLLSLGSVLGGITGNIAFDFLLHLFQSDKEVQLIQIILTVITLLFSYFYSVSHWKNYSLSNPLVLILIGWFLGFLASLLGIGGGPINVAILMMLFSFPIKDATVYSIIIIFFSQLAKILTIILGGSLVGYDLTMLYYIIPSAIIGGFLGASLSGRLPDSIVRHIYQGVIIFVLVVNLYNGWQLIF; from the coding sequence ATGGGATTTATTTACGCTATTATCATTATTATCGCAAATAGTATTGGAGCTATTTCTGGTATGGGAGGCGGGGTAATTATCAAACCTCTTTTTGATTTAATTAATTTTCACCCTCTCTATGCTATTTCTTTTTATTCAAGTGTCGCTGTTTTGACCATGTCTGTTATATCCACATATAAGCAAGTTAAAAATGGGATCAACATTAATTGGTCTAACGCATTACTTCTATCATTAGGATCAGTTTTAGGAGGGATCACAGGCAATATTGCTTTTGACTTTTTACTTCATCTCTTTCAAAGTGATAAAGAAGTACAACTTATACAGATCATTTTAACTGTGATTACTCTTTTATTTTCCTATTTTTATAGTGTCTCTCACTGGAAAAATTATTCTTTATCAAATCCCTTAGTACTTATTTTGATTGGATGGTTTCTTGGCTTTTTAGCTAGTCTTCTAGGTATTGGTGGTGGGCCAATTAATGTGGCTATTTTGATGATGCTATTTAGTTTTCCTATCAAAGATGCGACTGTTTACTCAATTATTATTATATTCTTTTCTCAATTAGCTAAGATTTTAACGATTATTTTAGGTGGGTCTTTGGTAGGATACGATTTGACTATGCTCTACTACATTATTCCTTCAGCTATCATTGGTGGTTTTTTAGGAGCGAGTTTAAGCGGGAGATTACCAGATTCTATAGTGAGACATATTTATCAAGGCGTTATTATTTTTGTATTAGTTGTTAATTTGTATAATGGTTGGCAGTTGATTTTTTAA
- a CDS encoding GW domain-containing glycosaminoglycan-binding protein, producing MKKNIMNQFLLGIILLSNIMPLTVIAQEEDTVIKHNHSTEEVLSDSTSSSDFIIPELEQTESSEVMVEETTKENEASIDTTDSENLSDSTVVNEELSSTQLKESDIEAKITSDLDNNAGVKVTPYEQRIYKKNWDIWNKPYVSGAKSVDKSTKYFEQIVTVTREASSNNTVYVLIKVDNKEIGWINKGAIDSVDPLYTKEGILVENTYKYITKNNWDIWSEPYKSGVKKVKNTSEYLNEKVLFTRRAKTTSGTYVKIWVYRDGRYQYIGWLNETGLSNSIPEINQMSGVLIPNTYGEILKSNWDIWERPYKPGTKSVANTSNYKNQTLLFTRKSVTNSGTYYKMWAKKNGSYQFVGWVSDKGTTLLDKIEYKKSVLVPMKKVSKKNWTLWNSPYVYGSKQKGNSSTYYGKNVQIVAEAKTNYGIYYEITSFGKSIGWINKDGLSGLGNEVIVPLIQANQINTAGYAPSGCAACAAYTVLHSKNVAMNRNLTWFYNNLPLHSSNPDLGQIGSPWNYSEFKAVISPVGLNNFMKSLGGNSQNITGQSMSYVKKELQMGNPVLFWGRVGLSDTSNSLTTHVMIFTGYKDGYYLVQDPALTGSNHRRWFSEKRVNDYMAIKGRKMVVVR from the coding sequence ATGAAGAAAAATATAATGAACCAGTTTCTTTTAGGAATAATATTATTATCAAATATAATGCCACTAACAGTAATTGCTCAGGAAGAAGACACGGTTATAAAACATAATCATTCAACTGAAGAAGTATTATCGGACTCAACCTCTAGTTCAGATTTTATTATTCCAGAGTTGGAACAGACAGAATCTAGTGAGGTTATGGTAGAGGAGACAACAAAAGAGAATGAGGCATCTATAGATACAACTGACTCAGAAAACTTAAGTGACAGTACAGTTGTAAATGAGGAGTTATCAAGTACTCAACTAAAAGAATCAGATATAGAAGCAAAAATAACTTCTGATTTAGATAATAATGCCGGAGTTAAAGTGACACCTTACGAACAGAGAATATACAAGAAAAATTGGGATATTTGGAACAAACCATATGTGTCAGGTGCTAAGTCAGTTGATAAATCTACAAAATATTTTGAACAAATAGTGACAGTAACTAGAGAAGCAAGCTCTAACAATACAGTCTATGTACTTATCAAGGTAGATAATAAAGAGATAGGTTGGATTAATAAAGGTGCCATAGATTCTGTAGACCCACTATACACAAAAGAAGGTATATTGGTAGAAAACACATATAAATATATAACCAAAAATAATTGGGATATTTGGAGTGAACCTTATAAGTCAGGTGTTAAAAAAGTTAAGAACACATCAGAGTATTTAAATGAGAAAGTTTTGTTTACTAGAAGAGCTAAGACGACATCAGGTACATATGTAAAAATATGGGTTTATCGTGATGGGAGATATCAATACATTGGGTGGTTGAATGAAACCGGGTTATCAAACTCTATTCCAGAAATTAATCAAATGTCGGGTGTTTTAATACCAAATACCTATGGAGAGATTCTTAAAAGTAATTGGGATATCTGGGAACGTCCATATAAACCAGGAACCAAATCTGTAGCAAATACAAGTAATTATAAAAATCAGACACTTTTATTTACGAGAAAGTCAGTGACTAATTCAGGTACTTATTATAAAATGTGGGCAAAGAAAAATGGAAGTTACCAATTCGTTGGTTGGGTATCTGATAAAGGGACAACATTATTAGATAAAATTGAATATAAAAAGTCAGTTTTAGTTCCTATGAAAAAAGTAAGCAAGAAAAATTGGACATTGTGGAATAGTCCATATGTATATGGATCCAAACAAAAAGGAAATTCTTCTACGTATTATGGGAAGAATGTACAAATTGTAGCTGAGGCAAAAACAAATTATGGTATTTACTATGAGATTACATCATTTGGAAAATCAATTGGATGGATAAATAAGGATGGATTAAGTGGTTTAGGTAACGAGGTCATTGTTCCTTTGATTCAAGCTAACCAGATTAACACGGCTGGCTATGCACCTAGTGGTTGTGCTGCTTGTGCTGCCTATACAGTATTACATTCTAAAAATGTTGCAATGAATCGGAACTTAACATGGTTTTATAATAATCTACCTTTACATTCAAGTAATCCTGATTTAGGTCAGATTGGTAGTCCTTGGAATTATAGTGAGTTTAAGGCAGTTATTTCTCCAGTAGGACTAAACAATTTTATGAAATCTCTAGGAGGAAATTCACAAAATATTACAGGACAATCAATGAGCTATGTAAAAAAAGAGCTACAAATGGGAAATCCCGTTTTATTTTGGGGAAGAGTAGGTTTAAGTGATACATCTAACTCACTAACAACACACGTTATGATTTTTACTGGATATAAAGATGGATATTATTTAGTGCAAGATCCAGCGCTAACTGGATCAAATCATAGGAGATGGTTTAGCGAGAAACGTGTCAATGATTATATGGCTATTAAAGGTCGTAAAATGGTAGTCGTGAGATAG
- a CDS encoding glucosamine-6-phosphate deaminase, producing MRIIVTKDYQELGNVTAQHLLGTMFGNQNRVNLAITAGATPKSTYEQLVPEIRDKAYLNHVHYYNFDEIPYKKTQRDGITLSALKAQYFEPANISESNIHPLTVDDVTNFDQDIQDAGGLDLILMGIGEDGHFCGNMPGTTQMNDLTTLVPCTPEMKSLLANMLGSIDEAPDEYVTMGPQSVMRAKQLVLIANGKHKAEIMKKLLTENISSDLPASILTLHPNLVIIMDEEAASLVPEDRLESAR from the coding sequence ATGAGAATTATTGTCACAAAAGATTATCAAGAGTTGGGTAATGTTACAGCACAACATTTATTAGGTACAATGTTTGGTAACCAAAATAGAGTAAATTTAGCTATTACAGCAGGTGCGACACCAAAATCTACTTATGAGCAACTAGTTCCTGAGATTAGAGACAAAGCTTATTTAAATCATGTTCATTATTATAATTTTGATGAAATTCCTTATAAAAAAACACAACGTGATGGTATAACACTAAGTGCTTTGAAGGCACAATATTTTGAGCCAGCTAATATAAGTGAGTCTAACATCCATCCTCTGACTGTAGATGATGTGACAAACTTTGATCAAGACATACAAGATGCTGGAGGACTTGATTTAATTTTAATGGGGATAGGGGAGGATGGCCATTTTTGTGGCAATATGCCTGGTACAACACAGATGAATGATCTAACGACTCTAGTACCTTGTACACCAGAAATGAAGAGCTTACTTGCTAATATGTTAGGCTCAATTGATGAGGCACCTGATGAGTATGTGACAATGGGCCCTCAAAGTGTGATGCGAGCTAAGCAATTGGTGTTGATTGCCAATGGGAAACACAAAGCAGAGATTATGAAAAAATTATTAACTGAAAATATAAGTTCAGATCTACCAGCTAGTATTTTAACACTTCATCCTAACTTAGTGATTATTATGGATGAAGAAGCGGCTTCTTTAGTACCTGAAGATAGATTAGAATCAGCTAGATAA
- a CDS encoding bifunctional glycosyltransferase/CDP-glycerol:glycerophosphate glycerophosphotransferase, whose protein sequence is MNKIKITSIMPVYNVEEYISDALDSVISQIDKNIELEIIIVDDGSTDMTKDIIRDYQKEYDFIKLFEYDQIGPGQARNVAMLDATGDYIAFIDGDDILYPKSYQKLLNSAQLNDADIVVGNVSRFDSTRKFFLSGLHKKIFSDEKIGTNIVGCPSLLFDTTSWNKLFKASFLKENKITFPEGILYEDIPFNMEAHFKSSTTNIIMDYVYKWQLRNDSNKSITQSRVDKNNMLDRFTAMKKFNEIMISQQIVDQSFIEKKELKELEIDLKLFLDQLNDADDEYFELFSKELSHYIANMQTDVFYTKLANAVRIRYLLVVENRREDLIRFNANMAEYHLLRNDIVESKVMKNISNTLYEEFLDESYFDVTSDVTPITKIKSVCWNDTTITITGLAFLRYLDTDSTVKMSAQLETLEGDKVVTVPINIFKDKSHTQIYGGGKQKYLVKRLYNYDYSGYMIDIDISNPLIQQVVKEDCLVKVTLSNKGFSGDFYLSNPTKGLKVRPKDKVIDNIVYSVEYNKQWQLKLTTTKIGAFVETVVVRNDQITIEGELISQTARTMNLINYSFDYIVEPTEESTILGNRFTLVFNLSDIAELEFKENFYLQFISDDIEHYKVEVTDEFQLTFFKHGLNEVCVNKTRNKLLQIYMVDNIQAKLLDFKIVSEQKYVTKVQFDVYQELDGITSTSELSFSIIGSRNSAGLAMLLKPHNINVLESGVILSYVVSIKAADLYRFGNSSWQFLQASIIDGYTTKRRIVSEQFGAKKHWHILKNNFTLSENHRHEVQLASGLKKEYFEKGPRRKKFLMDYLYPFFRKLPQKKKMVMFEAYWGKSYSCNPKAMYEYLEENYPEYTSVWSLNNPYDDIKGKAIKVRRNSWRYYYYLARSKYFINNVNWPNQYEKREHSIEVQTLHGTFLKTMGLDVENEVKTPQQLEGFRKRHSRWDYLVSPSQFMTDIARRVFEFDKEVIEYGFPRNDVLVDEKEHERLAKQVREALSIPKDKKIILYAPTYRNKSGFNFKLDIERMKEELSDEYVLLVRLHYFVAKSLDLVNDGFVYNVCNYPDVQELLLITDILMTDYSSIMFDYANLNRPMIFFTYDLEYYRDVLRGMYLNFEMEAPGRLCKETDELIDSLKDLDTYQKQYASKLLDFREKYNEFETGEASKEIFKIIFNENKNDKGR, encoded by the coding sequence TTGAATAAAATAAAAATAACATCTATTATGCCTGTTTATAATGTTGAGGAATATATATCTGATGCACTAGACTCAGTTATTAGTCAAATAGATAAGAACATTGAGTTAGAAATTATTATAGTTGATGATGGTTCCACAGATATGACTAAAGATATTATTCGGGATTATCAAAAAGAATATGACTTCATAAAATTATTTGAATATGATCAGATAGGACCAGGACAAGCAAGAAATGTTGCGATGCTAGATGCTACAGGTGATTATATAGCTTTTATAGATGGTGATGATATATTATATCCAAAATCATATCAAAAATTATTGAACTCTGCACAATTAAATGATGCTGATATTGTTGTAGGTAATGTATCGAGATTTGATTCAACAAGAAAATTCTTTTTAAGTGGTTTACACAAAAAAATATTTTCTGATGAAAAAATAGGTACCAATATTGTTGGATGCCCTAGTCTACTATTTGACACGACTTCTTGGAATAAGTTATTTAAAGCATCATTCTTAAAGGAAAATAAAATTACGTTTCCAGAAGGTATTTTATATGAGGATATTCCGTTTAATATGGAAGCTCACTTTAAATCATCAACTACGAATATAATTATGGATTACGTTTACAAGTGGCAATTACGAAATGATAGCAATAAGTCTATTACACAATCTAGAGTTGATAAAAATAACATGTTGGATCGATTTACAGCAATGAAAAAATTTAATGAAATTATGATTTCCCAACAGATTGTTGATCAATCATTTATTGAAAAGAAAGAGCTTAAAGAGCTTGAAATAGATTTAAAATTATTTTTAGATCAGTTAAATGATGCTGACGATGAGTATTTTGAATTATTTTCCAAAGAATTAAGTCATTATATAGCCAATATGCAAACGGATGTGTTTTATACGAAGTTGGCAAATGCTGTTCGGATTAGATATCTTTTAGTTGTTGAAAATCGTAGGGAAGATCTGATACGTTTTAATGCAAATATGGCTGAGTATCATTTGCTTAGAAATGATATCGTAGAAAGTAAGGTTATGAAGAATATATCCAATACCCTATATGAAGAATTTCTAGATGAGTCATACTTTGATGTGACATCTGATGTAACCCCTATTACTAAGATAAAGAGTGTTTGTTGGAATGATACAACAATAACTATTACTGGATTAGCCTTTTTAAGGTACTTAGATACTGATAGCACCGTTAAAATGTCAGCTCAATTAGAAACGCTAGAAGGGGACAAGGTAGTAACTGTTCCAATTAATATATTTAAAGACAAATCACATACTCAAATTTATGGTGGTGGTAAACAAAAATATTTAGTGAAGCGTTTGTATAATTATGATTACTCTGGTTACATGATTGATATAGATATATCAAATCCACTTATTCAACAAGTAGTAAAAGAAGATTGTCTTGTTAAAGTGACACTGTCTAATAAAGGGTTTAGTGGTGATTTTTATTTATCTAATCCAACTAAAGGGTTAAAAGTTCGACCAAAAGATAAAGTCATAGATAATATTGTATACAGCGTTGAATATAATAAACAGTGGCAATTAAAGCTGACAACGACTAAAATTGGTGCTTTTGTAGAAACTGTTGTAGTTCGTAATGACCAGATAACTATTGAGGGAGAATTAATTAGTCAAACAGCTAGAACTATGAATTTGATAAACTATTCATTTGATTATATTGTGGAACCAACTGAAGAAAGTACAATTTTAGGAAATCGTTTCACTCTGGTTTTTAATTTATCTGATATAGCTGAGTTAGAGTTCAAAGAGAACTTTTATTTACAGTTTATTTCAGATGACATTGAGCATTATAAAGTGGAAGTAACTGATGAATTTCAGCTGACTTTTTTTAAACATGGTCTAAATGAGGTTTGTGTAAATAAAACACGAAATAAGTTATTACAGATTTATATGGTTGATAATATTCAAGCTAAATTATTGGACTTTAAGATAGTATCTGAGCAAAAATATGTTACAAAGGTTCAATTTGATGTTTATCAAGAATTAGATGGAATCACTTCAACTAGCGAGCTGAGTTTTAGTATTATAGGATCTAGGAATAGTGCTGGCTTAGCAATGCTGCTTAAACCCCATAATATTAATGTACTTGAATCGGGAGTAATACTAAGTTATGTAGTCTCTATAAAAGCAGCTGACTTGTATAGGTTTGGTAATTCATCATGGCAATTCTTACAAGCTTCTATAATAGATGGTTATACTACCAAGAGAAGGATAGTCAGTGAACAATTCGGAGCAAAAAAACATTGGCACATTTTAAAAAATAACTTTACGCTATCTGAAAATCATCGACATGAGGTTCAGTTGGCATCAGGTTTAAAAAAGGAATATTTTGAAAAGGGACCTAGAAGAAAGAAATTTTTAATGGATTACTTATATCCATTCTTTAGAAAACTGCCTCAAAAGAAAAAAATGGTGATGTTTGAAGCTTATTGGGGAAAATCATATAGTTGTAATCCTAAAGCTATGTATGAATATCTCGAAGAAAATTATCCAGAGTATACCAGTGTATGGAGCTTAAACAATCCTTATGATGATATTAAAGGTAAAGCTATTAAAGTTCGAAGAAATAGTTGGCGTTACTATTATTATTTAGCACGTAGTAAATATTTTATAAATAATGTCAATTGGCCTAATCAGTATGAGAAACGTGAACATAGTATAGAGGTACAAACACTACACGGAACATTTCTAAAAACTATGGGACTTGATGTAGAAAATGAAGTGAAAACACCCCAGCAGTTAGAAGGCTTTAGAAAACGTCATAGTCGTTGGGATTATCTAGTCTCACCAAGTCAATTCATGACGGATATTGCTAGACGTGTATTCGAATTTGACAAGGAAGTTATTGAGTATGGTTTCCCTAGAAATGATGTATTAGTGGACGAAAAAGAACATGAAAGGTTAGCTAAACAAGTAAGAGAAGCACTTAGTATCCCTAAAGATAAAAAAATTATTTTATATGCACCAACATATCGAAACAAGAGTGGCTTTAATTTTAAACTGGATATAGAACGTATGAAGGAAGAGTTATCAGATGAGTACGTATTGCTAGTCAGATTACATTATTTTGTTGCTAAATCTTTAGATTTAGTTAATGATGGCTTTGTTTATAATGTCTGTAACTACCCAGATGTCCAAGAGTTATTATTGATAACAGATATCTTGATGACAGATTATTCTTCGATCATGTTTGATTATGCTAATTTAAATCGTCCTATGATATTTTTCACCTATGATTTAGAGTATTACCGGGATGTATTGAGAGGGATGTATTTAAATTTTGAAATGGAAGCGCCAGGAAGACTTTGCAAAGAAACAGATGAATTAATTGACTCATTAAAAGATCTGGATACTTACCAAAAACAATATGCTTCTAAATTATTAGATTTTAGAGAAAAATATAATGAATTTGAAACAGGAGAGGCATCTAAAGAAATATTTAAAATAATATTTAATGAAAATAAAAATGATAAAGGAAGATAA
- a CDS encoding helix-turn-helix domain-containing protein, with protein sequence MELYLSSKKTYQETANALNMNNFSLIANWLRQFKEKGIDGLSRMKGRPPKMSKDKTNDLTKSDKAKIKELESQLLTLEIENAYLKELRKLRKQEEKQRMKLSRPSSLASEENSN encoded by the coding sequence ATAGAGTTATATCTATCAAGTAAGAAAACCTATCAAGAAACCGCTAATGCCTTAAATATGAACAACTTTTCTCTTATCGCGAATTGGTTAAGGCAATTTAAAGAAAAAGGGATCGATGGGCTTTCTAGAATGAAAGGTCGTCCACCAAAAATGTCTAAAGATAAAACGAATGATTTAACCAAATCAGATAAAGCTAAAATTAAAGAATTAGAATCACAGTTACTTACGCTAGAAATAGAGAATGCTTATTTAAAAGAATTGAGGAAGCTAAGAAAGCAGGAAGAAAAACAACGAATGAAACTATCTCGTCCATCATCTTTAGCCTCCGAAGAAAATTCAAATTAA
- a CDS encoding IS3 family transposase, with the protein MCHCLGISRATYYYKNKEKLVDPAIELSVVEAFYDNRQSYGTRRLKKSLQDKNIQLSRKKIKQIMTKFNLHSTYTLAYFKVYSGLFRFIQSIIDSKQIKSTIYS; encoded by the coding sequence ATGTGTCATTGTTTAGGCATTTCAAGAGCAACTTACTACTATAAAAATAAAGAAAAATTAGTGGATCCCGCTATTGAATTATCAGTGGTAGAAGCTTTTTATGATAACCGTCAAAGTTATGGAACAAGACGATTAAAAAAATCACTTCAAGACAAAAATATTCAACTTTCTAGGAAAAAGATTAAACAAATTATGACTAAATTTAATTTGCATTCTACGTATACATTAGCTTATTTTAAGGTTTATTCAGGTTTATTCAGGTTCATCCAATCAATCATTGACTCCAAACAAATTAAATCGACTATTTACAGCTAG
- a CDS encoding glycoside hydrolase family 1 protein translates to MGFKKGFLWGGATAANQFEGAYDIDGKGLTIADISPGGKQRMQLLFSEEAEFPLEIDHEKYIYPNHKGIDFYHRYKEDIAMFAEMGFKTFRMSISWARIFPNGDDKTPNEAGLAHYDQVIDELLKHGIEPTITISHYETPLHLVKEYGGWKNRELIGFFETYASAILERYGKKVTYWMTFNEINTGLMGSFFSTAMRQATEEENFQALHNQFVASSLATKIAKEINPDIKMGCMSIYATMYAMDSNPVTVEKKVEANRMFNYFCNDIQVRGEYPSYAKKYFERKGIELDIHDDDLEVIKKHTVDYLSFSYYMSSVIASDDAEKVTGNFLMGAKNPFLESSEWGWEIDPIGLRLALSDLYERYGVPLYISENGLGATDTPTDKFVINDDYRIDYLRRHIEEMKKAVDIDGVDLIAYTPWGCIDLVSASTGEMSKRYGFIYVDLDDDGAGTLDRYKKKSFDWYKEVIATNGEDLGD, encoded by the coding sequence ATGGGGTTTAAAAAAGGGTTTTTATGGGGCGGAGCAACGGCTGCTAACCAATTTGAAGGAGCTTATGATATTGATGGGAAAGGACTAACGATTGCTGATATTTCACCAGGTGGCAAACAGAGGATGCAATTATTATTCTCAGAAGAAGCAGAGTTTCCTTTAGAAATTGACCATGAGAAATACATTTATCCAAATCATAAAGGGATTGATTTCTATCACCGTTATAAAGAAGACATTGCCATGTTTGCTGAAATGGGATTTAAAACATTTAGAATGTCTATTTCTTGGGCAAGAATTTTTCCAAATGGGGATGATAAGACACCTAATGAGGCTGGTTTAGCTCACTATGATCAGGTGATTGATGAGTTATTAAAACATGGTATTGAGCCAACGATTACGATTTCCCATTATGAAACACCACTGCATTTAGTGAAAGAGTATGGTGGTTGGAAAAATCGTGAATTAATTGGTTTCTTTGAGACTTATGCCAGTGCTATTTTAGAACGTTATGGTAAAAAAGTGACTTACTGGATGACGTTTAATGAAATTAACACCGGTTTAATGGGTTCATTTTTTTCAACAGCCATGCGCCAAGCAACAGAGGAAGAGAATTTCCAAGCTTTGCATAATCAATTTGTCGCAAGTTCACTAGCTACAAAAATTGCTAAAGAGATTAACCCAGATATTAAGATGGGTTGTATGAGTATTTATGCGACGATGTATGCCATGGATAGTAACCCTGTAACAGTTGAGAAAAAAGTTGAAGCTAATCGTATGTTTAACTATTTCTGTAATGATATCCAAGTTCGTGGTGAATACCCAAGTTATGCTAAAAAATACTTTGAGCGTAAAGGTATTGAGTTAGATATTCATGATGATGATTTAGAAGTGATTAAAAAACACACTGTGGACTACTTATCATTTAGTTACTATATGTCTTCTGTGATTGCAAGTGATGATGCTGAAAAAGTAACAGGTAATTTTTTAATGGGAGCTAAAAATCCGTTTCTAGAATCAAGTGAGTGGGGCTGGGAAATTGATCCGATTGGCTTGCGTTTGGCTTTATCTGATCTTTATGAGCGTTACGGGGTACCACTGTACATCTCGGAAAATGGATTAGGTGCTACTGATACACCAACAGATAAGTTTGTGATTAATGATGACTACCGTATTGACTACCTAAGACGTCATATTGAAGAGATGAAAAAAGCAGTTGATATTGACGGCGTTGATTTAATAGCTTACACACCTTGGGGCTGTATTGATTTAGTTAGTGCATCAACTGGGGAAATGAGTAAACGTTACGGTTTTATTTATGTTGATTTAGATGATGATGGAGCTGGAACGCTAGATCGCTACAAGAAAAAATCATTTGATTGGTATAAAGAAGTTATCGCTACAAATGGTGAGGATTTAGGTGATTAA
- a CDS encoding nitroreductase family protein, translated as MTTFINSLKNRRSIYHLGKETPLNEEQIEDIVKEVVKESPTAFNSQTQRVIFLFNDAHHKLWDITESALKPLTPTEVFPSTQEKLKGFADGKGTLLFFEDTDIVKGLQEQFPLYADNFPVWSEQASGLTQTNVWTALSDENIGANLQHYNPIIDEAVAKEWSIPSSWKLKAQLVIGSIKSPALEKEYMDSTNRFKTFK; from the coding sequence ATGACAACATTTATTAACTCATTAAAAAATCGTCGCTCAATTTACCATTTAGGGAAAGAAACACCATTAAATGAAGAACAAATTGAAGATATTGTAAAGGAAGTCGTCAAAGAATCTCCAACGGCATTTAACTCACAAACCCAACGTGTGATTTTCCTATTTAATGATGCTCATCATAAACTGTGGGACATCACTGAATCAGCATTAAAACCCCTGACTCCGACAGAAGTATTTCCAAGTACACAAGAAAAATTAAAGGGATTTGCTGATGGAAAAGGAACTCTATTATTCTTTGAAGACACAGATATTGTTAAAGGATTACAAGAACAATTTCCACTGTATGCAGATAACTTCCCAGTTTGGTCTGAACAAGCTAGCGGCCTTACTCAAACAAATGTATGGACAGCCTTGTCTGATGAAAATATAGGAGCTAATTTACAACATTACAATCCAATTATTGATGAAGCTGTCGCCAAAGAGTGGTCTATTCCATCATCTTGGAAATTAAAAGCACAACTTGTGATTGGTTCTATTAAGTCTCCTGCTCTTGAAAAGGAATATATGGATTCCACTAATCGATTTAAAACATTCAAATAG